In Streptacidiphilus sp. P02-A3a, the DNA window GTCCCCGTCGATGCTGATGGTGCTGGACACGACGCTCGCCCCGAGCACCACCTACCAGGGCAGCCTGGCCGTTCGCAAGCTGTTCCCGAAGGCGGTGCTGGTCCAGAGCGGCGCCACCCCGGCGAGCTCGGCCACCGCGGCCTCCTGCTCGCCCGGCGCGTCGATCGCCGCCTACCTGTACAACGGCACGCTGCCGAAGCGGGTGGCGGGCAACACCGCAGACCTGAAGTGCCCCGCCAACCCGCTGCCGGACCCGGTCGGCGCGTCGGCGAGCAGCACGCCCGCGGTCGCCGGAGCCACGGCGGCCGACACGGCTGGTCTGTGACCTCTGATCCGAACGAACTTCTGATCTGACGTCGGCAGTTGGGGCCACCGGAACACGGTGGCCCCAACTGCTCTTCTGCCTTCGAGATTGGTGTGGACAATGACCGCTGCGTGCCCGTTCGAAGCCACTCGCGACGACCGCAAGTCGGCGGCCCTGGCCGCCGAGCGGATCACCGTGGGCCCCGACACACGCGTCGTCAGCAGCCTGGCGTTCGCCCGCGAGCTGCTGCGCAGCAACGTGACCCGGCAGGCCGGGGCCGGGGCCAAGCAGGAGGTGACCGGTGACCCGGCCTTCACCTCGGTGTTCTTCCTGGACGGTGAGCCGCACAAGCGCAAACGGCAGGCGATCGTGCGGTTCTTCACCCCCAAGGCGATCAGCACCCGCTACCGCGCGGTGATGGAGCAGGCCACCGACAACCTGCTGGGCCGGTTGCGGTCGCGCGGGCAGGGGCGGCTCGACCAGATGAGCTTCGAACTCGCGGTGACCGTGGCCGCCGACATCGTCGGGCTCACCAACAGCGACCAGGCGGCGATGGCCCGGCGGATCCAGGCCACCCTGATCGGCCTGCGGCTGCCGCGGATGAGCCGCTGGCGGCGCCCGCTGGGGCAGGTGCAGGCGACCTTCCACGGCGCGAGGTTCATGATCAGCGACGTGCGACCGGCGATCGTCGCCCGCAGGGCGGAACGCCGCGAGGACGTCATCTCGCACCTGCTCGACGAGGGCTACCCGGACAAGGCGATCCTGATCGAGTGCATGACCTACGCCGTCGCCGGGATGATCACCACCCGGGAGTTCATCGTCATGGCCGCCTGGCACCTCTTCGGTGACGACGCGCTCCGCGAGCGCTTCCTGACCGGTGACGAGGCCGACCAGGTCGCCATCCTGGAGGAGATCATGCGGCTGGACCCGGTGGTCAACATGGTCGCCCGACGGGTCACCGCCGACGCCGTGACCGACTCCGGATCGGTCGCCGAGGGCGAGCAACTGGTGGTCGACATCCGCGCCGCCAACGTCGACGAGGCCGGTGTCGGCGCCTGCCCGCACGCCCTGGACCCGGACCGGGCCCGGAAGTCGAAGACCGGCGGCTCCTACCTCAGCTTCGGCGACGGCAGCCACCGCTGCCCGGGCGCGCAGGTGGCCCTCAACGAGACCCGGGTCTTCCTGGACCGGCTGCTGCGGGTGCCGGGCATCCGGCTGGAGCGCGAGCCGGACCTGTGCTGGACCGACGAGCTGATGGGCTACGAACTGCGCAACGCCGTGGTCACCTGCGACCGCGGCTGAGCCGCCGGGGACCGCCGCCGCCCCTCGGTCCGCCGCAGGGGTCGGCCGCGCTGCCCGCCCACCCCGCGGGTCCGGACACCCCGCCGGTCCGGGCATTCTCCGGTCGTCGAAATGGCGGGCAGGTGGATTTCCGGCGACGACTCCACGCGTTCAACTGCTGAATCCGCGCAGGTTGTCCCCCGCCGAGCGGTCTGGGTATCGTGCTGCTGGCCGGTGAAAATCCGTCACCGCTGCCATTCTGCCGTCGGATATGAATCTGAAGGATCCTAGCCGACATCGAAAGTGAAGAGGTGACGAGCGGTGGGGCATGTGTTCTCGCTAGTTCTCAGCCGGGAAATTACTGACGACGAATCGGCGATCCTGCGCGATGCAGGCTGCGCCGATGCTGTTTTCGCGACCGACTCACTGCCGACCAACGCCGACGTCACCGTCACGAAGCTGGACTTCGATGACACGGTGTCCCCGTCGCTGGCCGAGGCGATCGAGTCGGCTCTCGCGGCCGTGAAGCAGGTC includes these proteins:
- a CDS encoding cytochrome P450 — encoded protein: MTAACPFEATRDDRKSAALAAERITVGPDTRVVSSLAFARELLRSNVTRQAGAGAKQEVTGDPAFTSVFFLDGEPHKRKRQAIVRFFTPKAISTRYRAVMEQATDNLLGRLRSRGQGRLDQMSFELAVTVAADIVGLTNSDQAAMARRIQATLIGLRLPRMSRWRRPLGQVQATFHGARFMISDVRPAIVARRAERREDVISHLLDEGYPDKAILIECMTYAVAGMITTREFIVMAAWHLFGDDALRERFLTGDEADQVAILEEIMRLDPVVNMVARRVTADAVTDSGSVAEGEQLVVDIRAANVDEAGVGACPHALDPDRARKSKTGGSYLSFGDGSHRCPGAQVALNETRVFLDRLLRVPGIRLEREPDLCWTDELMGYELRNAVVTCDRG